Proteins encoded by one window of Silvibacterium dinghuense:
- a CDS encoding TolC family protein — protein sequence MACVAQDAAAPVHLTLPQAIDMAMKQNRDVKLDKLGIADAKQKKDIARSSYFPKIANDSKMTYITELAGVAIPAGAFGDFSTTGKVPGKTLFLDQGSSLSYTSGTNLDQPATQLFRIHEANRAAQADVRMADIDLERGQDDVTLKTRELYDQVLIAQQKIEAAKQEIVARTVKDDEARHDVERGNALTEAAMESHAAFLEAKQDELEAELTLHGLMLSLADLLGLPVHTPLVLDPETAMVDVPLPSREECLRIAEAGSPELRLAEQAIEKARAGLAAAKDAYIPDVTGIAHYSYQSGVPLLVHNFGIFGFSLQYDLFDGGKRESQVRDARTELEMSELSRQKLEDEITVQLEQAYDKVDQWREMTRAAEAVMTARAEAARLSDREFEQSEVLPSATSEAHAQEAGSRAQLLAAQLSLSMAEAEVRRIIGAPRL from the coding sequence ATGGCATGCGTTGCGCAGGATGCTGCTGCACCCGTGCATCTGACACTGCCGCAGGCAATTGATATGGCGATGAAGCAAAATCGCGATGTGAAGCTGGATAAGTTAGGTATCGCGGATGCGAAGCAGAAGAAGGACATCGCGCGATCCTCGTATTTCCCGAAGATTGCGAATGATTCGAAGATGACTTACATCACGGAGCTGGCAGGTGTAGCGATTCCGGCAGGTGCCTTTGGCGATTTCTCTACAACAGGAAAGGTTCCGGGGAAGACATTGTTTCTCGATCAGGGCTCTTCGCTGAGCTATACGAGCGGTACAAATCTGGATCAGCCCGCGACACAACTGTTCAGGATTCATGAGGCGAACCGCGCGGCGCAGGCAGATGTACGCATGGCGGATATCGATCTTGAGCGAGGGCAGGATGATGTGACGCTCAAGACGCGCGAACTCTACGACCAGGTCTTGATTGCGCAGCAGAAAATCGAAGCGGCGAAGCAGGAGATCGTGGCGCGCACGGTGAAAGACGATGAGGCGAGGCACGATGTGGAGCGCGGCAATGCTCTGACCGAAGCGGCGATGGAGAGTCACGCGGCATTCCTGGAAGCGAAGCAGGATGAACTCGAGGCGGAGCTTACATTGCATGGGCTGATGCTCTCACTCGCCGATTTATTGGGGCTTCCGGTGCATACGCCGCTGGTCCTTGATCCGGAGACTGCGATGGTGGATGTGCCACTTCCGTCGCGTGAAGAGTGCCTGCGCATTGCAGAGGCCGGAAGTCCGGAGTTGAGATTGGCGGAACAGGCAATCGAGAAGGCGCGTGCAGGGTTAGCAGCAGCAAAGGATGCGTATATTCCGGATGTGACGGGAATTGCGCACTATAGCTATCAGAGTGGTGTGCCGTTACTGGTACATAACTTTGGCATCTTTGGGTTCTCATTGCAGTATGACCTGTTTGACGGAGGCAAACGCGAGTCGCAGGTTCGCGATGCGCGTACGGAACTGGAGATGTCAGAGTTAAGCAGACAGAAGCTTGAAGATGAGATCACGGTACAGCTGGAGCAGGCCTACGACAAAGTAGACCAATGGCGCGAGATGACGCGTGCGGCCGAAGCTGTGATGACGGCGCGTGCAGAAGCAGCTCGGCTGAGCGATCGGGAGTTCGAGCAGAGTGAGGTGCTGCCTTCGGCCACAAGTGAGGCACACGCGCAGGAAGCAGGATCGCGGGCTCAGCTGCTGGCGGCACAGCTGAGCCTATCCATGGCTGAGGCCGAAGTGCGACGGATCATCGGGGCCCCGAGGCTGTAG